The Actinomadura sp. WMMB 499 genome includes a window with the following:
- a CDS encoding alpha/beta hydrolase, translated as MICNDSDWPEQVETYRRNVAADRSRFPMFGAAGANITPCAFWPSEPYEPRVEITDRGPSNVLIVQNRRDPATPLAGARMLRGALGDRARMVTADQGGHLAYLYLDDRCLNGIATKFLTTGARPPQDVACT; from the coding sequence GTGATCTGCAATGACTCGGACTGGCCGGAGCAGGTCGAGACCTACCGGCGCAACGTCGCCGCCGACCGGTCCCGCTTCCCGATGTTCGGAGCCGCCGGGGCGAACATCACGCCGTGCGCGTTCTGGCCGTCCGAGCCGTACGAGCCCCGCGTGGAGATCACCGATCGCGGTCCCTCGAACGTCCTGATCGTGCAGAACCGCCGGGACCCGGCGACACCGCTGGCCGGGGCGCGGATGCTGCGCGGCGCGCTCGGCGACCGGGCCCGGATGGTGACCGCCGACCAGGGCGGGCACCTCGCGTACCTGTACCTGGACGACCGCTGCCTCAACGGCATCGCGACGAAGTTCCTGACCACCGGAGCGCGCCCGCCGCAGGATGTCGCCTGCACGTGA